The following are encoded in a window of uncultured Pseudomonas sp. genomic DNA:
- a CDS encoding alpha/beta fold hydrolase: protein MRRVISTALAAVALVGAVEAQAVGYTQTKYPIVLVHGVTGFDTIGGLINYFHTIPWNLERDGAKVYVASVSALNDSEQRGAALAQQIVPWAGANGGKVNLIGHSQGSPTSRVAASLRPDLVASVTSVNGVNKGSKVADVLRGLIPANGAIEGGANGLANAIGGVINLLSGSNNPQDGLAALKTLTTTGTAALNSRHPWGVNNSSYCAKSTEVHNVRGHNIRYFSWTGNVAYSNVFDAVDPFLAITGLAFGSEKNDGLVGVCSTYLGQVIGDGYNMNHVDAINHLFGIHGWTEPVSLYRQHANRLKNKGV, encoded by the coding sequence ATGCGTCGCGTTATTAGTACTGCTCTAGCTGCCGTTGCCTTGGTCGGTGCGGTCGAGGCCCAGGCTGTGGGCTACACCCAGACCAAATACCCCATCGTGTTGGTACACGGGGTGACCGGCTTTGACACCATCGGCGGTTTGATCAACTACTTCCATACCATCCCCTGGAACCTAGAACGCGATGGCGCCAAGGTTTATGTGGCCAGCGTGTCGGCGCTCAATGACAGCGAGCAACGTGGCGCGGCATTGGCGCAGCAGATTGTGCCGTGGGCCGGTGCCAATGGCGGTAAGGTCAACCTGATCGGTCACAGCCAGGGTTCACCGACCTCGCGCGTTGCCGCGTCCTTGCGCCCGGATTTGGTAGCCTCGGTAACGTCGGTCAACGGTGTCAACAAAGGCTCGAAAGTGGCTGATGTGTTGCGCGGGCTGATCCCTGCAAACGGTGCCATTGAAGGCGGCGCCAATGGTCTGGCGAATGCCATTGGTGGGGTGATCAACCTGCTGTCGGGCAGTAATAACCCACAGGATGGCTTAGCCGCGCTGAAAACCCTGACCACCACCGGTACTGCGGCACTGAACAGCCGTCACCCGTGGGGCGTGAACAACAGCAGCTACTGCGCCAAATCCACCGAAGTGCACAACGTGCGCGGGCACAACATCCGTTACTTCTCCTGGACAGGTAACGTGGCCTACAGCAACGTCTTCGATGCGGTTGATCCGTTCCTGGCGATCACTGGCCTGGCTTTTGGCAGCGAGAAGAATGATGGTCTGGTGGGTGTTTGCTCCACCTACTTGGGGCAGGTGATAGGCGATGGCTACAACATGAACCATGTGGATGCGATCAACCACTTGTTTGGTATCCACGGCTGGACTGAGCCGGTATCGCTGTACCGTCAGCATGCCAACCGCCTGAAAAACAAAGGCGTCTGA
- a CDS encoding EAL domain-containing protein produces MIEATPIAPPSILIVDDQPSDLLVLSQAVLDLGEIHIASNGQMALEVARRCRPDLILLDIQMPGMSGFQLCREIKADPRLCDAAILFVTAQTQTENEIKALELGGIDFIKKPLNIPVVQVHVRAHLSLRQAAKRLAYYDELTGLPNRSLLQDRAVQALHKAKRDQSKVVLLMLDLDNFKSINDSVDHAVGDAVLSEVARRLTQFSRKIDTVSRRGGDEFVMLLSEVTRLDAISDFVERVLEIIASPMFIDDKRYDITASAGVGVFPDDSQDFASLYRHADTAMYQAKKLGRNRYRFFSPALENTSRARHLLEGNMRSALEQGVFEVFYQAKYDAQNRTICGMEALIRWRKPDSTLVSPADFIPLAEETGLIIPIGRYVLIQACHDAQRLIRMGLNVPVSVNISAIQFREESFLSMVKDALTLTRLTPSMLELEITESVLAHDINVASNVLNELKAMGVHIAIDDFGIGYSSLTYLKSLPIDVLKIDQSFVRDMLSDSSDAAIIEAIVRMGQALGLALIAEGVELQEQSSKLLALGCSVMQGFLYCRPMPFQELCEYLQTTPLIESDLTKSHDSYQ; encoded by the coding sequence ATGATTGAGGCGACGCCCATCGCTCCTCCCTCTATTTTGATCGTGGATGATCAACCAAGCGATCTACTGGTGCTTAGCCAGGCAGTGCTGGACCTGGGGGAAATTCATATCGCCAGCAATGGCCAGATGGCCCTTGAGGTGGCAAGACGCTGCCGCCCTGACCTGATTTTGCTCGATATCCAAATGCCGGGCATGAGTGGCTTTCAGCTCTGCCGGGAGATCAAGGCTGATCCCAGATTATGTGACGCCGCCATTCTGTTTGTGACCGCGCAAACCCAGACAGAAAATGAAATCAAGGCACTGGAACTTGGCGGCATCGACTTTATTAAGAAGCCGCTGAATATCCCCGTTGTTCAAGTGCACGTCCGAGCGCACTTGAGTCTGCGCCAAGCTGCTAAGCGCCTGGCCTATTACGATGAACTCACCGGGTTACCGAACCGCAGCCTGCTGCAGGATCGTGCCGTGCAAGCCTTACACAAGGCCAAGCGCGACCAGAGCAAGGTGGTCTTGCTGATGCTGGACCTGGATAACTTCAAAAGCATCAATGACTCGGTCGATCATGCGGTTGGCGATGCCGTGCTGTCTGAGGTTGCTCGACGTTTAACCCAGTTCTCCCGCAAGATTGATACGGTCAGCCGGCGCGGTGGCGACGAGTTCGTGATGCTGCTGTCCGAGGTGACTCGCCTGGACGCCATTAGCGACTTCGTCGAGCGTGTTCTGGAAATTATCGCCAGCCCGATGTTCATCGATGACAAGCGCTACGACATCACGGCCAGCGCCGGTGTTGGCGTGTTCCCAGACGACAGCCAAGACTTTGCCTCGCTCTACCGTCATGCCGATACCGCCATGTACCAGGCCAAGAAACTCGGCCGTAACCGTTACCGTTTTTTCTCGCCAGCGCTTGAGAATACTTCGCGCGCCCGCCACCTGCTCGAAGGCAATATGCGCAGCGCCCTGGAGCAAGGGGTTTTCGAGGTTTTCTATCAAGCCAAATACGATGCCCAGAACCGCACCATCTGTGGCATGGAAGCCTTGATCCGCTGGCGCAAGCCAGATTCCACCCTGGTCTCGCCAGCTGATTTTATTCCACTGGCTGAAGAAACCGGGTTGATCATCCCAATAGGCCGCTATGTGCTGATACAGGCTTGCCATGATGCACAGCGGCTGATCCGAATGGGCCTGAACGTGCCGGTCAGCGTGAATATCTCGGCGATCCAGTTTCGTGAGGAATCCTTTCTCAGCATGGTCAAAGATGCATTGACGCTGACGAGGCTTACGCCCTCGATGCTGGAGTTGGAAATCACCGAGAGCGTTCTGGCGCATGACATTAATGTGGCCAGCAATGTGCTCAATGAGCTCAAGGCTATGGGTGTGCATATTGCGATTGATGACTTCGGCATTGGTTATTCCAGCCTGACCTACTTGAAGAGCTTGCCCATCGATGTTTTGAAGATCGACCAGAGCTTTGTCCGTGACATGCTGAGCGATAGCAGCGACGCTGCAATTATCGAGGCTATTGTCCGTATGGGTCAGGCGCTGGGCCTTGCGTTGATTGCCGAAGGGGTAGAGTTACAGGAACAATCAAGCAAATTACTGGCCCTTGGTTGTAGCGTCATGCAGGGTTTCCTCTATTGCAGACCGATGCCATTTCAGGAATTGTGCGAATACCTGCAAACAACGCCGCTAATAGAGTCTGACTTGACTAAGAGCCATGACTCATACCAATAA
- a CDS encoding hybrid sensor histidine kinase/response regulator — translation MSLEQQEPLLLMQQRRGYRGLRFSDVLEADFVEHRVQRIRRRLLLIMSTAVVFQLVYATLDLLLLAPTLSASLLPVRVFGIGAALLAYFYCRRAQSPSRRTLLAYVTAYGLNGACVAVIIHLCWSQGVAMPYDGLFLVLLFGYVLLGVSFRAVSMASWGLCGWFLLLGYVGTGGSVALGYQGMFLLCANLIGSVGAYLQEHGQRGAWLNLRLLDLARQRAETDDARKLRVLAAASHDLRQPLNAMGLYAQHLLEQNQDPDVHRISSRLAIAVEQLSRLLQSLFDYTRLTLPGGVQPKPQVFALRPLLARLSGETRAEAASLGIELQMQCADLWVRSDPLLLERVLRNLLSNALRHAQARHVWLHARVEQGEVLLQVGDDGRGLSEAQQGQVFEEFRQLDNPGRNAERGLGLGLAIVQQLLQLLGHRLQLHSSLGTGARFILHLPQAEAGQWQAPAAPVNALSGRVLLLEDDAPGREALAGLLQRWGCEVWPCADPAEAMQCLAQAQPQVLISDYRLAATEDGLRTIERLREQAGRMLPALLITADVGADLQERCTRAHVTLLGKPLLPARLRQTLAVLLPAPTAVTTSPVAAPH, via the coding sequence ATGAGCCTTGAGCAGCAGGAGCCTTTGCTGCTCATGCAACAACGCCGTGGCTATCGGGGCCTGCGTTTCAGTGACGTGCTGGAAGCCGATTTTGTAGAGCACCGGGTGCAGCGTATTCGTCGCCGCCTGCTACTGATCATGAGCACCGCAGTGGTCTTTCAGCTGGTGTACGCCACCCTCGATTTATTACTGCTCGCCCCGACGCTCAGCGCTAGTTTGCTGCCTGTGCGGGTGTTCGGCATAGGGGCAGCGCTGCTGGCTTATTTCTACTGCCGCCGTGCGCAAAGCCCATCGCGACGCACCTTGTTGGCTTATGTAACGGCCTACGGGCTGAACGGTGCCTGCGTTGCGGTGATTATACACCTGTGCTGGAGCCAGGGCGTGGCCATGCCCTATGACGGGCTGTTTCTGGTGCTGCTGTTTGGCTATGTGCTGCTGGGGGTGTCTTTCCGAGCCGTGAGCATGGCCTCCTGGGGGCTATGCGGTTGGTTCCTGTTGCTCGGCTATGTAGGCACGGGTGGGAGCGTGGCGCTGGGCTATCAGGGGATGTTTTTGCTGTGCGCTAACCTGATTGGCAGTGTCGGGGCGTACTTGCAGGAACACGGTCAACGCGGAGCCTGGCTCAACCTGCGCTTGCTCGATTTAGCCCGGCAGCGCGCTGAAACCGACGATGCCCGCAAGCTGCGTGTGTTGGCGGCGGCTAGCCATGATCTACGCCAACCGTTGAATGCCATGGGGCTGTATGCCCAGCATCTGCTGGAGCAAAACCAAGACCCTGACGTGCACCGTATCAGCAGCCGTTTAGCGATTGCCGTGGAGCAGCTCAGTCGATTGCTGCAATCGCTGTTTGATTACACTCGCTTGACCTTACCTGGCGGCGTTCAGCCCAAGCCGCAGGTATTTGCCTTACGTCCTCTGCTCGCGCGGCTAAGCGGTGAAACGCGTGCGGAGGCCGCCTCCTTGGGTATTGAGTTACAGATGCAGTGCGCGGACCTCTGGGTGCGCAGCGATCCCCTGTTGCTGGAACGGGTGCTGCGCAACCTGCTTAGCAATGCGTTGCGCCATGCCCAGGCACGGCATGTTTGGTTGCATGCCCGCGTGGAGCAGGGCGAGGTGCTGTTGCAAGTCGGTGATGATGGCCGGGGGCTAAGCGAAGCACAGCAAGGCCAGGTGTTCGAAGAGTTTCGCCAGCTGGATAACCCCGGACGTAATGCCGAGCGTGGTCTTGGCCTGGGCTTGGCCATCGTCCAGCAACTGCTGCAGTTGCTGGGCCATCGCCTTCAGCTGCACTCAAGCTTGGGCACGGGTGCACGCTTTATCTTGCACCTGCCACAGGCTGAAGCGGGGCAGTGGCAGGCCCCCGCTGCGCCGGTAAACGCCTTGAGTGGGCGGGTGTTATTGCTGGAAGACGATGCGCCGGGACGTGAGGCCTTGGCCGGTTTGCTGCAGCGCTGGGGTTGTGAGGTTTGGCCCTGCGCGGATCCAGCAGAAGCCATGCAGTGTTTGGCGCAAGCCCAGCCGCAGGTGTTGATCAGTGACTATCGACTGGCCGCCACTGAGGATGGCTTGCGTACCATCGAGCGTTTACGTGAACAGGCTGGGCGCATGCTCCCGGCCTTGCTGATCACCGCCGATGTCGGCGCGGACCTGCAGGAACGCTGCACCCGCGCACATGTCACCTTGCTCGGCAAACCCTTGTTGCCGGCCCGTTTGCGTCAGACCCTGGCGGTGTTGTTGCCCGCGCCTACAGCCGTTACAACCAGCCCCGTTGCCGCGCCGCACTGA
- a CDS encoding lipase secretion chaperone, which yields MVLSLRSTAPLLLLAGSVAGLTLYWQWPSAAIPAAPAIEVVGNPPLSVAHIPQLNSAKPAHAVVGEPMHLPGLQGTEVDGELNADSAGNLQLNLALRDYLDYFLSAADQAGLEVVVEAMLSDARGRLPEPALGQFIGLLGDYMDYKRASLALLQQPMSAAQQRSSDGQLIALQRAFEQLAQLRRAHFSSAAAEALFGAEEAYGRYTLENLALMARDDLSAQGKALAQERLRAQLPEAMRASEERQAQAQALQVHSEKLWQQGASEEQVRQLLALTYDPPTVERLLSEQRNERVWQQRYATYQQELADLQGNGLSTVDQQREQQRLRQRLFNADDQHRVETYDAIAAKQQDNSALER from the coding sequence ATGGTCCTGTCGTTGCGCTCCACTGCTCCATTGTTGTTACTGGCCGGCAGTGTTGCCGGCCTTACGCTTTATTGGCAGTGGCCAAGCGCGGCCATACCGGCTGCGCCTGCAATAGAGGTTGTCGGCAATCCTCCTCTAAGCGTTGCTCACATACCGCAGCTGAACAGCGCCAAGCCAGCACATGCAGTCGTAGGCGAACCTATGCACTTGCCGGGGTTGCAGGGCACCGAAGTGGATGGCGAGCTCAACGCGGACAGTGCCGGCAATCTACAACTCAACTTAGCGTTGCGTGACTATCTGGATTACTTCCTCAGTGCCGCCGATCAAGCCGGGCTGGAGGTTGTGGTGGAAGCCATGCTCAGCGATGCACGCGGCCGTTTGCCGGAGCCGGCGTTAGGTCAGTTTATTGGCCTGCTGGGCGATTATATGGATTACAAGCGCGCCAGCCTGGCGCTGCTACAGCAACCCATGAGCGCCGCTCAGCAACGCTCATCCGATGGCCAGCTGATCGCTTTGCAGCGCGCCTTTGAGCAGCTCGCGCAGTTGCGCCGTGCGCACTTCTCCAGCGCTGCGGCCGAAGCGTTGTTCGGCGCAGAGGAGGCCTACGGCCGTTACACCCTGGAGAACCTGGCGCTGATGGCCCGTGATGATCTCAGTGCGCAAGGCAAAGCACTGGCGCAGGAACGATTACGTGCTCAGTTGCCCGAGGCCATGCGCGCCAGCGAGGAACGTCAGGCTCAGGCGCAAGCGTTGCAAGTACACAGCGAGAAGCTTTGGCAGCAAGGTGCCAGCGAAGAGCAGGTGCGCCAGCTACTGGCCTTGACCTATGATCCGCCCACAGTCGAACGCCTGCTTAGCGAGCAGCGCAACGAGCGCGTATGGCAACAACGTTATGCCACCTACCAGCAGGAACTTGCCGATTTACAGGGTAATGGCCTTAGCACTGTGGATCAGCAGCGCGAGCAGCAACGTTTGCGTCAGCGTTTATTTAACGCCGATGATCAGCACCGAGTGGAAACCTATGACGCCATTGCCGCCAAACAGCAGGACAACAGCGCCCTCGAGCGATAG
- a CDS encoding sulfurtransferase: MPLAQLISAAQLQQRLAEPELLILDCRFALDDPAYGQRSYAEGHIPGAQFADLERDLSGPIHKGITGRHPLPKPPKLLQRLREWGLNTHSDVVLYDDGPGAFAARAWWLLAWLGKRDGVYLLDGGLKAWCEASGALTQAIPSPTPGSFSGSADDSLLVSAAQLQQQLGNNHMTLLDARGLPRFRGEVEPIDPVAGHIPGAQCAAFTDNLDSDGHFLSAAKLQQRFAAQLGERPATKLVAYCGSGVTACHNLFALCLAGYPLASLYAGSWSEWITDPARPVATGD; encoded by the coding sequence ATGCCCCTCGCCCAACTGATCAGCGCTGCACAACTGCAACAACGCCTGGCTGAGCCCGAGCTGTTGATTCTCGACTGTCGCTTTGCCCTGGATGATCCAGCCTACGGTCAGCGCAGCTACGCCGAGGGGCATATTCCCGGCGCACAATTTGCCGATCTGGAACGCGACCTGTCCGGTCCGATTCATAAAGGCATTACTGGCCGCCACCCACTGCCAAAACCGCCGAAACTGCTGCAACGCCTGCGCGAATGGGGCCTGAATACGCACAGCGACGTGGTGCTGTATGACGACGGCCCCGGCGCTTTTGCTGCACGGGCCTGGTGGTTGCTGGCCTGGCTGGGGAAACGTGACGGTGTTTACCTGCTCGACGGCGGCCTCAAAGCCTGGTGCGAGGCAAGTGGAGCATTGACCCAAGCCATCCCGTCACCGACACCTGGCAGCTTTAGTGGCAGCGCCGATGACAGCCTTCTAGTCAGCGCCGCACAACTGCAGCAGCAGCTGGGCAATAACCACATGACCCTACTGGATGCCCGCGGGCTGCCGCGCTTCAGGGGCGAAGTCGAGCCGATCGACCCAGTTGCCGGGCATATTCCCGGCGCACAGTGCGCAGCCTTCACTGACAACCTCGACAGCGATGGCCACTTCCTCAGCGCCGCAAAACTGCAGCAACGCTTTGCCGCGCAACTCGGCGAGCGCCCAGCCACCAAACTGGTGGCTTACTGCGGCTCAGGCGTGACCGCTTGTCATAACCTTTTCGCCCTGTGCCTGGCGGGCTATCCGCTGGCGTCGCTGTATGCCGGTTCGTGGAGTGAATGGATCACCGACCCTGCTCGCCCGGTCGCCACCGGCGACTAA
- a CDS encoding response regulator transcription factor yields the protein MTALCNELPAQLSLLLVDDHQIFLDGLSLALAPLCADLQIRTAESAAAAEICLQDHSFDLILLDLRLPDMPGLELLQRWQQQGRMTPVAVLSASDSNLDAQAALAAGALGFISKSANSDALRQALTRVLLGETLPAPQASDKPQLTPRQLEILQLLAEGLPNKSISRQLGVSEDTVKTHLKSLFQELAVHTRTACVSAARQRGWL from the coding sequence ATGACTGCACTCTGTAACGAACTGCCCGCACAGCTCAGCCTGTTGCTGGTGGATGACCACCAGATTTTTCTCGATGGCCTCAGCCTGGCCCTCGCTCCGCTCTGTGCCGACCTGCAGATTCGCACCGCCGAATCCGCTGCCGCCGCTGAAATATGCCTGCAAGACCACAGCTTCGACCTGATCCTGCTGGACTTGCGCCTGCCTGACATGCCTGGCCTGGAGTTGCTGCAACGCTGGCAACAACAAGGCCGCATGACCCCGGTGGCAGTCCTCAGCGCCAGCGACTCCAACTTAGATGCCCAGGCCGCGTTGGCAGCCGGTGCGCTAGGGTTTATCTCGAAAAGTGCTAACAGCGACGCCTTGCGCCAAGCCTTAACCCGCGTACTGCTGGGCGAAACCCTACCTGCGCCGCAAGCAAGCGATAAACCGCAACTCACCCCACGCCAGCTGGAAATCCTCCAGTTGTTAGCCGAAGGTTTGCCGAACAAATCTATCAGCCGTCAGCTCGGTGTTTCCGAAGACACAGTGAAAACCCACCTCAAATCACTGTTTCAGGAGCTCGCCGTGCATACCCGCACGGCCTGTGTCAGTGCGGCGCGGCAACGGGGCTGGTTGTAA
- a CDS encoding outer membrane protein transport protein, with product MSKRVVKTSLFIALATAASHSFAGGFAINEQSVSSMGTAFAGRSSSADDASTVFGNPAGMARIKREQVSGGIALIHAKTDIEDASGSTRGSNDGDMVPFIGAPMGYYVKPLDDNWSFGLGLYVPFGLVTDYERNFQGRYHGDRSEVRVVTLQPTLSYRFNEQLSIGFGPTINRIDGELTSAANDPLTRGDGKVEIKGDDTALGYNLGVLFEITPQTRFGLTYHSKVDYRLKGDTTVSGPGFIATSAGTYDASLELTTPESVDFSVTHELDADWTLYAGSTWTRWSRLEEIRADNKGVGGLLASRLNSIVEPQNWHDTWSHAVGAAYKLNRQWTLRAGLAVDQSPTNNTDRSPRIPTGDRTIFSLGTAWSPNDDVTVDLAYSYLMEDNTHIDKGDYRATYKNTAHGLGTQVTYRF from the coding sequence GTGTCCAAAAGAGTCGTCAAGACCAGTCTGTTTATTGCCCTTGCTACTGCTGCCAGCCATAGCTTCGCCGGTGGCTTCGCGATTAATGAACAAAGCGTCAGCAGCATGGGCACCGCCTTTGCTGGCCGCTCCTCTTCTGCCGATGACGCCAGCACCGTATTCGGTAACCCGGCCGGCATGGCGCGAATCAAGCGCGAACAAGTCAGCGGCGGCATTGCCCTGATCCACGCGAAAACCGATATCGAGGACGCCAGCGGCTCCACCCGCGGCAGCAATGACGGCGACATGGTGCCGTTCATCGGCGCGCCCATGGGCTACTACGTCAAACCGCTGGACGATAACTGGAGCTTCGGCCTGGGCCTGTATGTGCCGTTTGGCTTGGTCACCGATTACGAGCGCAACTTCCAAGGCCGTTATCACGGCGACCGTAGCGAAGTGCGAGTGGTTACTCTGCAACCAACCCTGAGCTACCGCTTCAACGAGCAGCTGTCGATCGGTTTCGGCCCAACCATCAACCGTATTGATGGCGAGCTGACTTCGGCGGCCAATGATCCACTCACCCGTGGTGACGGCAAGGTCGAAATCAAGGGCGATGACACGGCACTGGGCTACAACCTCGGCGTGCTGTTTGAGATCACCCCGCAAACTCGTTTCGGCCTGACCTACCACTCCAAGGTGGATTACCGCCTGAAAGGCGACACCACGGTCTCTGGTCCCGGCTTCATTGCCACATCAGCCGGCACCTACGACGCGTCACTGGAACTGACCACGCCGGAGTCGGTGGATTTCTCCGTGACCCATGAGCTGGATGCCGACTGGACCCTGTATGCCGGCAGCACCTGGACACGCTGGAGCCGTTTGGAAGAAATCCGCGCCGATAACAAAGGCGTAGGTGGCTTACTGGCCAGCAGGCTGAACAGCATCGTCGAGCCGCAAAACTGGCACGACACCTGGTCCCATGCTGTAGGCGCGGCTTATAAGCTGAACCGCCAGTGGACCCTGCGTGCCGGCCTGGCCGTGGACCAGTCGCCGACTAACAACACCGACCGTTCGCCGCGCATCCCTACCGGTGACCGCACAATCTTCAGCCTGGGTACGGCCTGGAGCCCGAATGATGATGTAACCGTCGATCTGGCCTACTCCTACCTGATGGAAGACAACACCCACATCGATAAAGGCGACTACCGCGCCACCTACAAAAACACCGCCCATGGCCTGGGCACGCAAGTGACCTACCGCTTCTAA